The DNA window CGAACAGTCTTTTTTTGAATGTGAAAAGATTAAAAAAGAAGGAATTTTCGTTGCTTCAGAAAATAAATTTCATACACTATCGGAGTCGGTAAGTTTCTTTATCAAACATTTTTCGGATATCGTTGGTGAGAAATTAGATCCGAAGAAAAAAATAGAATTGGAAAAAGAGGGAGAAAAGTTTAAGAAAATAGAATTAAAAAGCCGAAGAGTAACAGTAAACAGTGTTGGTGGGACTTTTGTTTTTTATATCACCAACATACAAGGGAAGTGGTATCTGACCATTATAGATTTCGCCTCTACAGATTGCAGCGTATAGTCGTCCTGTATGAACTAAAAATCCTATTTCACAATTTATATTCCGGAAAAAAGAATAAGCTTATCTTTGCAGACTTGCAACAATGCTCATGATGAAGAGAGCTTTTCTCTTCAATGATTTAAACAGATTACGCTTTTTGGAAAAAAATAGAACAGCCACAGATTTTCTGCATGTGGGAAACAGGCTTTTGGATTGGTATAGAAATAATGCACGGGATCTGCCTTTCAGACAGACAAAAGACCCCTATAAAATCTGGATCTGCGAAATTGTATTTCAGCAGACAAGAATCAATCAAGGGCTTAATCATTACAATAATTTTATCGAAAGATTTCCGGATGTAGAAACCTTGGCAGAAGCTGAAGAAAATGAGGTCTTATTGTACTGGAAAGGTCTGGGATATTATTCCAGAGCGATTAATATTCATACTGCTGCCCAACAGATTATGAATGATTACCATGGAGCATTTCCCTCTCAGTATGAAGAAATTCTGAAATTAAAAGGAGTAGGGAAATACACGGCAGCTGCAGTTTCCAGCATTTGTTTTGGAGGAAAGATGCCTGCCGTAGATGGTAATTTCTATCGGGTTCTGAGCCGTTTCTTTGCTGATGATTTTGATATTTCAAATTCAAGAGCTTTTACTTATTTTTCAGAATTAGCCACTTTGGTGATGCCTGAAAATGTAGGCGATTTCAATCAGGCGATGATGGATCTCGGCTCTGAAATATGCAAACCCAAAAATCCTCTTTGTGATGAATGCCCTATTAATGAAGATTGTCTGGCTTTTTCCCTTCAGAAAATATCAGAATATCCGGTAAAAACTAAAAAAGTAAAGGCGGAAGATCTTGCCTTAACCTATTATTTTGTTCACAGAAATGGAGAATTTTTGATCCGCCAGAGAAAAGATGACTTTATCTGGAAGAAGTTATTTGAATTCCCGGATGCTATTTCTGAGGATATGGAACCATTCATTACAAATTCCAAAACCATTACCCATAAGCTGACTCATAAGAATTTAAGCATTGAAATATTGAATGTTGAGGTGACTTCCGAAAAGATCTGGAATGATTTTATCACTGATAATCAATACCTCATTACCGATGTGGAAGGATCTCATGAAAAATCGTTTCCAAAACCTTTGGAAAATTACATTCAAAACTCTCTGAAAGACTGAAATTTGTCTTCTTAAATCTGAAATCTAATTTGTACTTTTGCAAAATGATAAAAAAAGTCATTTTTATTTTTGTATCACTGCTTTTAATTTCATGTGGAAAAGACACTGCCCCGAAACCGTACGGAGAATTGCGTCTTGAATATCCGGCACCGAAATACCAAAAGTTTGAAAACAATTGTGCCTATACCTTTGAATATTCAGATTTTGCTACCATTACAGCTGCCAAAAAGCCATGCTGGTTTTATCTGAACTATCCAAAAATGAAAGCCAAACTTTTCGTGACGTATTATCCGATACAAAATGACTTTGCAGAACACATCAAAGAAGCTGAAAAAATGGTCTATGAACATACCATTAAAGCCAGTTCTATAGATACGAAATCATTCGAATACCCTGAGAAAAAAGTGTATGGGAATTTCTATGAATTGAAAGGACAAAGTGCTTCTAATCTTCAGTTTTACATTACAGACAGTACGAAACACTTCGTAACTGCTTATTTATACTTTAATACGAGACCGAAACCGGACTCTCTGGCTCCTGCAGTAAACTATATTAAAAATGATATGAAACATCTGCTGGATTCTTTTGAATGGAAAAATTAATTTACTTTTAATATACATTGAAAAATATATGAAACTTTTAGTTGTAGGAAGTGTTGCATTTGATGCAATTGAAACACCATTTGGTAAAACGGACAAAATTTTAGGCGGAGCTGCCACTTATATTGGGATTACTTCATCTATTTTAGGCGTTAAATCGGGTATCGTTTCTGTAGTAGGAGGAGACTTTCCACAGGAACATCTTGATATGTTCACAAACAGAGAAGTAAACATCGAAGGAATTGAAATCGTAAAAGAAGGAAAAACATTCTTTTGGTCAGGAAGATACCACAATGACTTGAATACCAGAGATACGCTGGCTACAGAGGTGAATGTGCTGGAAAATTTTGATCCGAAAATTCCGGATTCAATGCAGGATGCCGAAATTTTATTACTAGGGAACCTACACCCTGGAGTTCAGTTATCTGTATTGGAAAAAATGAACAACCGTCCTAAACTTGTTATCCTTGATACCATGAATTTCTGGATGGATTGTGCCTGGGATATTTTGATGGATATGATTGCAAAAACTGATGTAATCACCATCAATGACGAAGAGGCAAGACAACTTTCAGGAGAATATTCTTTAGTAAAAGCTGCTAAAAAGATCCACACTATGGGACCTGAATATGTGATCATCAAAAAAGGAGAACACGGAGCTTTACTTTTCCATGACGGTAAAGTATTTGCAATTCCTGCACTTCCGTTAGAAGATGTTTTTGATCCAACCGGTGCCGGAGATACTTTTGCGGGTGGTTTTGCTGCTTATCTTGCGAAAAAAGGAAAAATCGATTTTGAAACAATGAAGTCTGCTTTGATCGTAGGATCTGCAATGGCATCATTCACTGTGGAAAAATTCGGAACCCAAAGAATAGAAGAAGTAAACGAATCGGATATGTTCAGCAGATTGAGACAATTTAAAGAATTGACGACATTTGATGTTGAACTGCAGTAAATAAGTCTTTTTAAGAAATATTTATAATAAAAAATTGAGTAAAATTCGTTAAGAATTCTAAATTTGCAACTTGTTTAAAATAGTAAAATGACAAATAAACTAAAAATCACTTTTCTCCTTGGGATTTTCATGATGATATTCTCTTCAAATATGATGAACGCCCAGTTAAAACCAGGAGATTTGGTGGATGGTATTGCTGCTGTTATCGGGAATGAGATTGTCTTGGAATCTGATGTAACTGAACAGATGAATTATGGGAAACAGCAGGGAGCTAATAACACAGACAAATGTGAGTTCCTGGAAAACCTTATCAGTAATAAACTTCTTGTATACGAAGCAAAAAAAGATACTTTAATTGAAAACCGTTCTGCCGCTATCAAAGAGCAGGCTAATGCAAAATACCGTCAGTTGCTTTCTCAATTTCCGGATGAAAAGGCATTGCTTGCCGCTTATAAGTTCAGAAATTCTTATGAAATGAAGAACGCAATCGAAAAAATCGATATTGACCAATATTACGGGCAGGCAAAATATCAGAGAGTTACAGATAAAGCGGACGTAACGCCAAATGAAGTTACTGATTTCTATAATCTATACAAAACGCAGCTGCCTCAGGTAAAAGATGAGGTTACATTAGCACAGATTATGATATATCCTACATTGAAGGAGGCTCACAAACAAGAACTTATCAATAGATTAAAAAAGATCAAACAAGATATTCTTGGAGGTGAAACCTTTGAAAGCCAGGCTAGAATTTATTCTGAAGATGAAGGATCTGCTTCTAACGGAGGATTATATAAGAATATCAATAAAGGGCAGATGGTGAAGCCGTTTGAAGCTGCAGCATTAAACCTTCAGGATAATGAAATTTCAGATCCTGTAGAATCGGAATTCGGATATCATATCATTCAGTTGTTAAAGAGATCAGGAAAAGTATATGATGCAAGACATATCTTGTTGAAAGCTACTCCTACTGAGGATGAAATTAAAACGGCAAAAGCAAAATTAGATAGTATCAGAGGTCTGATCCAGAATGGGAAAATGACATTTAAGGATGCAGCATTTAAATTCTCGGATGATAAAAGAACAAAATTCAATGCCGGGATTATTCCTGGAGCAGATGGTTCTGATAAAATTGAAAGAGAAAGTATTCCGGGAACAATCAGCTATGAATTGGCAGGTTTGAACAAAGGAGATATTACCACAGCTTTTGAAGATGATGAAAACAGAAGAAAAGCAGTTAAAATCATAAAAGTAGAAGATGTTATTCCTGCACACCAGATTACATTGGAAACAGATTTTAGCCGAATCAAGCAAATGGCTCTCAATAAGAAGAAAAATGAAATGGTAGAGAAGTTTGTAAATTCCAAATTACCGACAACTTTTATTTCTATTGACGGACGTTATGATAATTGTAATTTCAAGTCCAATTGGAAGAAAGAATCAATCAAAAAATAAAATCAAAACCTTCAGAATTTCTGAAGGTTTTTTTTGATTAAAACTTTAAGACAGGAAAGAAAGGATTTAATATCTTTACAAAAACAAGAATAATGGATCATACCTTTTATCTTGAAAAACTAAGGTTGGCTGCCGCAGAAGTAGCTGAAGAGAAACCGGATTATAATGGGTTAAAACTATCTGTTGACATTGTTCTTGAATCTGCTGCCCTGAAAATGTATAAACCCGAATGGTCATCCAATCCACAGTCGCCGATAGATGCTGCCGGGAGAATTTTCTTTTCAATCTGGATCAGCGATAAAACCCTCAGTGAAAAAAAGATCTGTTATAATATTCACGCCCTGAAACTAAGAGAGCTGAAAGCCTATAAAATAGCAGCTAGAAATTTTGCACAGGATTTTAGAGATGAGTTTTTGAAATATCAGGAGGACTGGCCCAATATAAGTGTAAAATATGGCCCATTGACTTTGATGGAGGGATGGGTAGAATTAAATGAAGATAATATCCCTCAGGCAGTTGCTCAACTCATTCGGAAGTTTTTAAAGATTAACTCAATCGTAGACACCGTTTTAATACAATATAAAAAATAACAATTTAATTATTTCATAGATTTTTTCCGGATTAGAAATGTCTGATAATCGTTGTTTTTAGTATTTTTACGCATGAGCAATTTTATAGATTTCAATTCGGCAAAAAAGCTTCATGATATGAAAGCCAATCAAAATAGAATTACAGAACTTTTCAATACAAGATATCCGATTATCCAGGCTGGTATGATCTGGCATTCAGGCTGGAGACTTGCGTCAGCAGTTTCCAATTGTGGCGGGTTAGGATTAATAGGCGCAGGGAGCATGTATCCTGATGTTTTAAGAGAAAATATTCAAAAATGTAAGCAAGCTACAAACAAACCGTTTGGGGTAAATGTACCGATGTTATACCCTAATCTTGAAGAGATCATTCAGATTATTCTGGAAGAAGGCGTGAAAATAGTCTTTACATCAGCCGGAAATCCGAAAACCTATACGGAAACACTTCAGAAAGAAGGGATAAAAGTAGCTCACGTTGTTTCCTCAACCAAATTTGCAATGAAATGTGAAGATGCAGGAGTAGACGCTATTGTAGCAGAAGGTTTTGAAGCCGGAGGCCACAACGGACGAGATGAAACAACTACCTTTTGCCTTATTCCAAATGTTAAAAAACATATTTCCAAACCTTTAATCGCGGCGGGAGGAATTGCATTGGGATCACAGGTAAAAGCTGCCATGATTTTAGGTGCTGACGGAGTGCAGATCGGATCCCGTTTTGCGGCGACTATCGAAGCAAGTGCCCATGAAAACTGGAAAAAGAAAATCACCGAATTACAGGAAGGTGATACTCATCTTACCCTAAAAGAACTGGCTCCTGTAAGAATGGTTAAAAATAAATTTTTCAACGAACTTGAAGATATCTATCATAGCGGAAGAGACAAA is part of the Chryseobacterium lactis genome and encodes:
- the gldD gene encoding gliding motility lipoprotein GldD — protein: MIKKVIFIFVSLLLISCGKDTAPKPYGELRLEYPAPKYQKFENNCAYTFEYSDFATITAAKKPCWFYLNYPKMKAKLFVTYYPIQNDFAEHIKEAEKMVYEHTIKASSIDTKSFEYPEKKVYGNFYELKGQSASNLQFYITDSTKHFVTAYLYFNTRPKPDSLAPAVNYIKNDMKHLLDSFEWKN
- a CDS encoding NAD(P)H-dependent flavin oxidoreductase, which gives rise to MSNFIDFNSAKKLHDMKANQNRITELFNTRYPIIQAGMIWHSGWRLASAVSNCGGLGLIGAGSMYPDVLRENIQKCKQATNKPFGVNVPMLYPNLEEIIQIILEEGVKIVFTSAGNPKTYTETLQKEGIKVAHVVSSTKFAMKCEDAGVDAIVAEGFEAGGHNGRDETTTFCLIPNVKKHISKPLIAAGGIALGSQVKAAMILGADGVQIGSRFAATIEASAHENWKKKITELQEGDTHLTLKELAPVRMVKNKFFNELEDIYHSGRDKDALIASLGRARAKRGMFEGDMEDGELEIGQVSALIDDILPVETVFSHLLKEFEETKMPAF
- the mutY gene encoding A/G-specific adenine glycosylase — encoded protein: MEKNRTATDFLHVGNRLLDWYRNNARDLPFRQTKDPYKIWICEIVFQQTRINQGLNHYNNFIERFPDVETLAEAEENEVLLYWKGLGYYSRAINIHTAAQQIMNDYHGAFPSQYEEILKLKGVGKYTAAAVSSICFGGKMPAVDGNFYRVLSRFFADDFDISNSRAFTYFSELATLVMPENVGDFNQAMMDLGSEICKPKNPLCDECPINEDCLAFSLQKISEYPVKTKKVKAEDLALTYYFVHRNGEFLIRQRKDDFIWKKLFEFPDAISEDMEPFITNSKTITHKLTHKNLSIEILNVEVTSEKIWNDFITDNQYLITDVEGSHEKSFPKPLENYIQNSLKD
- a CDS encoding peptidylprolyl isomerase, which translates into the protein MTNKLKITFLLGIFMMIFSSNMMNAQLKPGDLVDGIAAVIGNEIVLESDVTEQMNYGKQQGANNTDKCEFLENLISNKLLVYEAKKDTLIENRSAAIKEQANAKYRQLLSQFPDEKALLAAYKFRNSYEMKNAIEKIDIDQYYGQAKYQRVTDKADVTPNEVTDFYNLYKTQLPQVKDEVTLAQIMIYPTLKEAHKQELINRLKKIKQDILGGETFESQARIYSEDEGSASNGGLYKNINKGQMVKPFEAAALNLQDNEISDPVESEFGYHIIQLLKRSGKVYDARHILLKATPTEDEIKTAKAKLDSIRGLIQNGKMTFKDAAFKFSDDKRTKFNAGIIPGADGSDKIERESIPGTISYELAGLNKGDITTAFEDDENRRKAVKIIKVEDVIPAHQITLETDFSRIKQMALNKKKNEMVEKFVNSKLPTTFISIDGRYDNCNFKSNWKKESIKK
- a CDS encoding PfkB family carbohydrate kinase — translated: MKLLVVGSVAFDAIETPFGKTDKILGGAATYIGITSSILGVKSGIVSVVGGDFPQEHLDMFTNREVNIEGIEIVKEGKTFFWSGRYHNDLNTRDTLATEVNVLENFDPKIPDSMQDAEILLLGNLHPGVQLSVLEKMNNRPKLVILDTMNFWMDCAWDILMDMIAKTDVITINDEEARQLSGEYSLVKAAKKIHTMGPEYVIIKKGEHGALLFHDGKVFAIPALPLEDVFDPTGAGDTFAGGFAAYLAKKGKIDFETMKSALIVGSAMASFTVEKFGTQRIEEVNESDMFSRLRQFKELTTFDVELQ